A single genomic interval of Apteryx mantelli isolate bAptMan1 chromosome 21, bAptMan1.hap1, whole genome shotgun sequence harbors:
- the RPL12 gene encoding large ribosomal subunit protein uL11, translated as MPPKFDPNEIKVVYLRCTGGEVGATSALAPKIGPLGLSPKKVGDDIAKATGDWKGLRITVKLTIQNRQAQIEVVPSASALIIKALKEPPRDRKKQKNIKHSGSVSFDEIVNIARQMRHRSLARELSGTIKEILGTAQSVGCSIDGRHPHDIIDDINNGAIECPAS; from the exons atgcCGCCCAAGTTCGACCCCAACGAGATCAAAGTTG TGTACCTGCGCTGCACCGGCGGCGAGGTCGGCGCCACCTCCGCCCTGGCCCCCAAGATCGGCCCCCTCGGTCTG TCTCCCAAAAAGGTTGGTGATGACATTGCCAAGGCCACGGGTGACTGGAAGGGGCTGAGGATCACGGTGAAGCTGACCATCCAGAACAGGCAAGCTCAG ATTGAGGTTGTTccttctgcctctgctctgatTATCAAAGCTCTGAAGGAGCCTCCCCGTGATaggaagaagcagaaaaaca TTAAGCACAGTGGCAGTGTCAGCTTTGATGAAATAGTGAACATTGCACGGCAGATGAGACACAGGTCCCTGGCTCGAGAGCTCTCAG GGACAATTAAGGAGATTCTGGGGACTGCCCAGTCTGTGGGCTGTAGCATTGATGGCAGGCACCCACATGACATCATCGATGACATCAATAATGGTGCGATTGAGTGCCCGGCT AGCTAA
- the LRSAM1 gene encoding E3 ubiquitin-protein ligase LRSAM1 — protein MLLFFHKKKPSDDARKHFAYQMCLVHIFSLRAKEDGADGSLDVSKWELSQLWVLIIHTNSHTSLVVKSCNLLSLITVKLRNKLKELSPTVSGLWSLCALNISESMLQELPRGLAHIRLLEDLSQISLANISSYSLAEMDQKFQQILAWQQLDQSKAISRVSQESAMQKAAFEALQVEQDLMHRQIRNQEEGFERQLVNLLIELSAEQSLPVFVHHQISLRALGTMTASDLEKIAIMETGLQCVVLKQAQENPDCGQADLRCLPLWRKAMQGWWASRRRGRAGSIARAGGSAESGCVACMEQEAQMIFLLCGHMCCCQTCCECERTCPLCHMDITQCVRLFHGG, from the exons ATGctacttttcttccataaaaAGAAACCCAGTGATGATGCTCGAAAGCATTTTGCATATCAAATGTGCCTG GTGCATATCTTCTCTCTCCGGGCTAAAGAAGATGGTGCTGATGGCAGTCTTGACGTATCAAAATGGGAACTTTCACAGCTATGG GTGTTGATTATTCATACAAATAGTCATACATCTCTAGTTGTAAAGTCCTGCAACCTCCTGAGTCTCATAACCGTGAAG CTACGCAACAAGCTGAAGGAGCTGTCTCCTACTGTGAGTGGCTTGTGGAGTCTGTGTGCTCTGAATATCAGTGAGAGCATGCTGCAAGAACTGCCACGGGGACTGGCTCACATCCGCTTGCTGGAG GACCT ATCTCAGATCTCCCTGGCAAATATATCTTCTTACAGCCTAGCTGAGATGGATCAGAAGTTCCAGCAAATCCTGGCTTGGCAGCAACTGGATCAGAGCAAGGCCATTAGTCGGGTCTCGCAGGAG AGTGCGATGCAGAAAGCTGCCTTTGAAGCTCTCCAAGTAGAGCAAGATCTTATGCACAGGCAGATCAGGAACCAG GAAGAGGGCTTTGAGAGGCAGCTAGTGAACCTTTTAATCGAGCTGTCAGCTGAACAGTCTCTGCCAGTCTTTGTACACCATCAAATATCCTTGCGAGCTCTCGGCACCATGACTGCCAGTGACCTTGAAAAG ATTGCCATTATGGAGACTGGCCTGCAGTGTGTAGTCCTCAAGCAAGCCCAGGAGaaccctgactgtggccaagcTGATCTCAG ATGCCTCCCCTTGTGGAGGAAAGCCATGCAAGGCTGGTGGGCAAGCAGGAGAagaggcagggcagggagcaTTGCCAGAGCTGGGGGCTCTGCAGAGTCAGGGTGCGTTGCCTGCATGGAGCAGGAG GCCCAGATGATTTTCCTGCTCTGTGGGCACATGTGCTGCTGCCAGACCTGCTGTGAGTGCGAACGCACTTGCCCCCTGTGCCACATGGACATCACGCAGTGTGTCCGCCTCTTCCACGGTGGCTAG